GAGCTGTGGGAGGACGATAGTTTAAATAAGGATGCGTCTAAAGCGCAACTATTCATGCCACTTACTTTCCGCGGGTTAGACCGTGAAAGGTGAGAATCTTATCGATGCGCTGCTGGTGCTCGCTGTTACCGTATTCGTCGGCCGTCAATGGAGAGGCACAACCCGCGCAGTATGAATCGCGCTTCGATCGTGTCACAGTGTCCGGACATTCGAACGATGCCTTGAACGCTTCCTGTGGTGCCTTTTCCTTCAGCCAGGGCTTTTCCCATACGGTAAGTTTGCAGACACGTTTCGATTCATCGTCCGGGAAGGTCAATCGGTAGGTGTACGATTTACCGGCCACTAGCTGCATCGTAGCGCCCACAATCTTCACCTTACGCTCATTGCCACTTCCATCGACTAGGGCCGATTGTTGCCGTAGACCGGTGCGAACCCGCGTTTGATGTTCCTCCTTTGCATACTCCTCCGGTGTGATCTCCTGGGCACTGCCAGTTTTGGGCATTTTGTTGACTTTTTTCGGCGTTGCTACGTCACGACGTCGCCGGTTACCAGTTTCGTCGTCCTTGCTTTCGTCCTGACAGTCGAAATCATACTCGGGCTTGGTTTCGTGCTCGTCGGACGGAAGCGGAGTAAACACCCTCACGTCGCACGTGCTGTACACCTGCTGGCCGTCATCCTTCAGTGCGATCTTGTAGCGATGTATGGTGCCCGCTACGACCTGAACTGTTCCGAACAGTATCTCGAAGTTGCTGAAAAGATcagttattttaaaaatcagCTTGAGATCATCGTTTTTGGCAGCAATGAAACAAACCTGTGCTTTCCACTCTCATAGCCAACCAGCCCCAGACGTATGCGTTCCTTGTGCTCCGAATCGGACAGGTCCACCGGTGTTGCTCCACCAACGAGTTGTCGAGTTGCACCTAAATTGTTAACCTGTTTTTGACATTTAGATTTAGTTAGCTGTACCTGTTGGGAATCTTTCGGCGAATTCGCTTTCAATACATGTACCTGTGAACGAAATgggaaagcaaagaaaagatGAATTACTTCTCTCGTACAGGTTACCATCAGCTCTGCACTGCTTGGCCCTTCGAACTCCACTCCTGCCCACCATGAGCACAGAACTCAATTACCTCAAGGGTACACTGTTTTGTGGTGTCCGGTATCAGCCGCTTCCTGCATGACTCCGTCATTTTGCTCTCCTCTTCCGCACAGCGCGAGTTGGCCGTCAGTACGCTTAGCACGTAAGTTGTTCGGGTTTTGTCGGATCTCTGGGACACTTTCCGTGCGTCAAGCACTTCCAGCAGCATTCGCTGATACGGATCCGAATCCATCTGATCCAAACGCTGGATCGCTTCGGTTGCGATCACTTTCATCGATGCCTCTTGTGCGGGATCGTCGAGATCAATGGTGTTGCTATCGAGCGCGTTTACTGTACGCTTTCCGCGATAGAATGCATCGAAGGAAGGGCGTACATTATATTTTCCATTAGGCTCGTAACCGTTGCTTTCACTTGATAAATCAAATAACGAGGAGTATCCGCGCTTATCCCGTCGGTGTCCATCATCCGCATTCAACTTTTCGGCAAGTTGTGCTTTAGTCAGTACTTCTTCCTCTTCGTTCGATTCGCCGAATGCCATCATTACCCGTTCGATTTTCGGTGCGTGAAGATCTGATTTCACATCCTGTTCTGCCAGTTTTACATGATCCTGCTCGTTCAAATCGCCGGGCACATCTTCCACCGGTGCGCTGCGCTTTCCTCGATAATAACCATAATAGTACGGTGACGGACGGTAGTGTCTCCTTCGATAAGGATTGTAATAACCTCCATCATAGTAACCACCACCGTAGTATCCTCCTCCGTAGTATCCTCCTCCGTAGTATCCGCCGCCGCCGCTGTATGAACCTCCGCCGAAGCTACCGCCAGAAAAGCCTCCGAAACTTCCCCCAGAGAATCCACCGGAAAAGTCCCGCTTGTCACGACGTTGCCCTTCGTCCGCGTTCAGTTGCCGAGCCAGTTCTTCCTTCGAAAGCTTCACGTCCTTGTCGTCATCTTCGGAATCGTTTGATGAATCTTTGGGGGCCTTAGTTTTAGGCTTTGCTTCTTCGCTTTCCGACGACGCAGACGAAGTCCCATTGACGGCAACCGTCTGCGTAGAAGCTGTAGAACTTACGGACGATACAGTGGTGGTAACGTCGATTTTAATGTCCTTCGCTGTAGAAGCGTGCTCAGTAACATCGACCGTCGCGTCTTGTTCAGTTGTCGTTACAACTGGTTGTTCTGTTCCAACCTCCTCATCGATAGCCTCACGAGTTCTTCTATCAACGTCCCGCTTCCATATCGAATGCTTCTTCACACGCTGCAGACTATCCTCACTGTTTAGTTCCTTCGCGAGCTGCTCCTTGGTGAGTATCTGTTGATCGTCCTCATCTTCGTCCGAGTCAGCACCAAATGTAACCGCCGTTGGTGCATCAACCCTAGGAGGTTTCAGGTTTACGTCCGGCAACGATTGTTGTCGCTGCTGTCCTTCGTCACTCTCTTGCGAAGATTGTTCATCGTTTCGGGTGGACGAAGCGGCCCGTGTCGGTGCCACTCCTCGAACACCGTGCGGTGTCACATTCGTGTTATCACGCACGACAAATGCGGCCGTATCAACGTTCGCATCGCCTCCGTTTGTTGTGCGGTAGTAGCTGTCGATACTGGCTTTGACCTTCTGCAGCAACGAATCGAACACCGGCCGGTACTTGAGCTGTACGTCGCGGCCGCCTCCATTGACAATTACCTCATCGAGCGCTTTTTGAATTTCCTGGTGCGTTTTGAACACCTCGTCGAACGTTGATTGTACCTGCTGATCTAAAGGTGCTATTGTCGTGGTTGTCGTCACCGTGTCCTGTACCTCCGCACGATCTTTGGAGATCCGCACCGGTACGATCGTTTCTTCGATCACCTCCACGGCACCAACTCCGGCGCTCTCTTGCTGTGGACGATTTCGGTTAGCAGTTTGATAGGGAGCGCTAGCAAAACTAAACAGTTCATCAATAGCGCTTTTCGCAGCATCACTTAGCCCTTCACTTTCAGTAGTGGCGCTGTCCGTTACTGGCAGTTCCTGTCTATCATTGGTTACCGGTGTCGGTGTGGAAGTTATTTCCAACACTTCTACCTTTTCCACAATGATCTGCTGCTCGATCTCTCCAACCCTTTGCGGGGTAAGCTCTTCATTCTGGCGGAGATTCGCATCAAACGCGGGATTGAGTCTAGTGGCTGTCTCTTCCGTCGTTGGTGGCGTGGAACTCGAGCTGCAGTTGGTGTACTCCAGTGTGCGATATTTCTCACCATACTCCGTCGTGATCCAGGGCTTCTCGAGGATCACCAGCCGGCAGATGTGTTTCTCAGCGGTGGTTTCATCTTCGGCGCTTACAGTCAGCTCGTACCGTACGCCGGCCACCACTTCACGCGTAGCCGAAAGGATCTCTACGAATCGGTACTCGCGCGGCAAGAATGAAGTCGCAATATAGGAAAGGCCGCGCAGCGTTGGACGCAACTGCTCCTTACCGCCAACGGCATCGACGTGTATGGCAACGATGCCACCCTCACTGCTGCCATTGACCGTCGATGGAGCATCCTGTGCAAGGAGAAACATTTATTCCATTCGATCACACAACGTTCCTTTCGTTCTGCTCCGAGCGCTGATCACGAGGCCACGCAGTGTTAGAGTAGGGACGCTCGTGATCGCAATAGTCCACAGCAATTAGACACAGGAAGACAGACAGACACACCGTACCTTGATGCAAGTGTTTGGACccagatggtggtggtgatgatgatatgCTGAAGTAGTCCATTGGAGTTATACGTTGGCGTGCAGGAAAGCCATTACTTGATGTTAGCATTGTTGTCGAAGGGGGTGTATGCGTTATTGGTTATGTGCAGGATGAGATCCGAAATACAACAATCCTCCGAGGGCACATGGGGAGGAGCGTAAGCGTAACATGTCGATGGTATGATTTGTGGAAGAGGAGAGCAAAATCTACGGAGTATGCGCTGCTGAGATACGGATTGTCCACCGACTACCCCGCTTAGTATGCTAGAGAGGGTTACAGTTAACACTAGTATGAGTACACGAATAAAACCCCCTGTTTGGTAGCGAAATGATCCATCTTCTTGAGCACCGATAATAGTGACAGAACCTTAACTCGTCCGGTTCTTTCGTGACGTGGGGTATTCCCATGCAAAGGCATCAACATCGGTAGTGCAGGACTTGTACATGCACGACAATTCCATTATATTTAACCCAACATTTCGTTTATCGATTTAAGGACCGAGAACGGTACTAAAAGCGATCGATATCATCTCCCTCCGGGGCCATTGATGCATACTCTGCATGCACTGAAGGTGTGGTAATCGAAGATAAACTTACGGCCTGTTCTTTCACTAGCTCATGCTCCAAGCGTAGTCCGGTGGTCAAACGGTTCTACGGAAGGCGGAGAACGGATTATTTATTTCGACATCCTGTATGAAATTGGAGGGTGTTTAGCTATGTGAATATCACAAATCAGAAAAAGAGGTTCTTCTGGTTGCGATCACCTCAACACGTAGGTAATCAAGATCTGGGTTCTTCAAGATCTGATATTATAAACTTCAGCTGGCTGGGTACTGAGATGGCTTACAGGTATTCGTTAGACCAAGCCAATAGATTGCTGCTGGAGCTGTGGTTTGTATATGCCACTGGGGCAAACACAATTCAACTCTTATCAACGAGACTTCACACACATTTTCCCAACAGTATTACTTCATGCCGTATTAAAATTAGCATTTCGAATGGAAGAATTCATGGATGCAATCCAAAATAGTTCGTGTGTTCCAGAGCTTTCCTTTATTCTGTACCACATAAAATATGACACTGTTGTTCGAGTAAAGACGGATTCCGTAACCCGACAACACCGGCCACAAAGACAAACTAGGCCACTTCCCATACGTTACCAATGGCATTTCGATGAAGCAATTTACAATCTTGCTGTTcgtatttgtgtgtgcgtatttgaTTCTTGTTGTGTTAAAGAGACGAAGTTTTCAAACATTATTATCACAAATAGACAAGCagcgggaaggaaaaaaacaacacatttatttGCTATTTCTATGCCATGCTTCCCGTTTTAGCCATCTCGGAGTACGGATTCACATGCCCGTTTAGCATCAGCATTACTGGTGATGACGCTGGACCAGTGTCGAACCCACCGATAAGAAGCCGCGAGAATGTCATCAAACGTGTTTCGTTTGCTCGCCACTAGTGGGTGAGACGGAACTGCCTTGCCAATGACTGTACTGCACAGAACGGATGACGTTAATTTTTGCAACCGTCCGTTCTGCATAAGATCGGTCTCGATAATAAATAGCCACCCGAACAAAGAATGTCCGAAaggtgaacaaaaaataactggAGCATCAGCGGACCAGCACCACTTTGTCACGGCTTCCTTTGTCCAAACGTGTAGGATCGTTTTGAAGCAGTGGGACACTGTCACCGGGAAAAGGAACATAAGACAGAAAAAAGGGTCCAATTAGTTAGTTATGTTACGATGAAGTAAAAACAACACCTTGTATTAACAGAACAGAGTTGATGGATGATTTAAGGACGATAAGGACCCTTATCATCTGGATAAGGGTCCTCATGTGAAATTTCTACGAGAATCACGTTAGAGCACTAAAGTTATTGAAGGTTTGATTCTACATGGTGAGGCACTGGTGAGATCAATATATGAGCTCGCCCTTTTCGAATATGGACTTTAAAAATATCAACTATCTAACAAACGATTACGGGAACGATCGGGAAGCGATCCTGTTTAACTTTCGGCAAGCATTTTACCACACGATCCTCATCAAATTACGTAAGACTTATAAGACATTCAACAATGAAATTTCCGGGTGGTTGATTTCCCAAAAACATGGCTGTTTTGGAATTGGCAATACCAagctgaataaataaacaggTGTCTGGCGATGACGACGCACTGCAGTATTGCGAAATGTGGAAGAATATACGAAATCTTCAACAAAATGCGAAACTGTCATAAATTAACCATAAAGTGATGATTGTGTGAATGCGATTCTGCCTTGATGTTTAACACCATTCCATGTGTCTCCTTCTTACACCACGGAACAACTAGTTATGTCCTTGAAGGTAGTTTCAAAAACCGGTTTAGTGATACATCCAGTGCTATATAAATAACTCACAATCTAAGGAATCGCCTGAAGGGTTCCAGGTGTCAGGGGCGCCTCCCTTCCTACGGGTGATCAGTGCGATAGGCGAAATTGACCGTTGCAGTGTTTGCTGTCTGCGCAAACtgtgaacaaattattcaccGTTCTAGTGTCGGTAAACAATAGCGATCGAGTACGAAATGCGATGCTCCAAACTTGCTCGAAAACAGTGATCACATCATTTCATACAAAAAGTTAACCAAGTTTAACACAATCGCAAAGCTGCTGTTTTCGGCACTCAACGGCAGCTTGTGTCGATCATTTTCAATGGTTCGGACACGGTTAGTCTGTTTAATAACAGGTCGTACTACATTAGGGCAAAAAAACGTTTCTGAATATTAACTGTACGTAATTTTCCCCATCGTATTTTGTCCTCCAAATGGATTGCtatgaaattataattttcGAACCTGTGTTGAGAGTGTGTGATCGTATAAACGTCCGTAACGTTTGCAAAACGCAGATAGACGTCCGCATAGACATcatgagtgtgttttttttcttcttgcctCACATCTCCAATACGTCCACTCAAATACACCCATTCACTTCGTAATCTGACCGAACGGGAAATGGTGCTGTACCTTCCGCTTGCCGGCAGGAAAGCCGCGATCATGAATTGATCAGCACACGCAGCGCGCTCGGTTGGTGTGTTTACATAACGAAACATGCTGTCTATCGGACCGCATTCGGTGGTTCTCTAGCGAtcaactaccaccaccaccaccaccgccacgaTCAGCGGATGGCCTCCGCGGATGGAACAGGGGCATTTGATTGTgctgcgcaaaaaaaaagcgcagaAATTAAGTGATCGGTTCCACACTCCGAAATGGGATCGTTTTCGTCTTCTTCGCATGGCTTCTTTGGCGAACAAAGAGAAAGCAATTGGACGAAACGGTGCGGGATGGATGAGGTCACTGCGCGAACCTTCCCCATTCCCAGCACAAAGAGCTGTTTAGCGTCCAGCGTATCCGGCCACCATTCCGATCAGCACAAACCTGCTGGAGTCATTGGCTGCGAAATTGACAGAACACGCGTAGATTGAGGTGCGCGAAAAGGCTTGTTCCGCTCCTGCCACCTACCTGTATTTCCTCGTCGGGTTCATCCGTTGGGGCGTTGCTGTTCGATGGTGTATCAGCTTCGGTGACGGGATTCGGTTGCTCCTCGGAACGGACCACCGTCAGCAGTACCAGTGCCGTCGACAGCAGTAGCAACAGCTGCGGAATGGAACGCATTTTCCTCCAACCCATGACGTGGGTCTAGTTCTCGAAATGTTTCGCTGCACTGATTAATATGTATTTATTGCATTCGTACGAGTTTGCTTTATCGCTACCCCGTTCAGTGGgggctgttttgtttgcacgaCACTGCACAATTTGGTGTGCTCCGCGCGGTCAGCAGCGAATTCAATTAGCTACTGCGCCACCACAGACACAGTCGGGCACGGCAGCGCACCAGCACTaatcaaacgaaacaataaacaaactaaTCGGTGGACGCTGTACAGCTGGGAATGGGAAAAAACACTCGCGTTCACTGCAGGGAGGACTGCACAACCTTCCGGGCAATCGGACCGAACgataatgttgttgttgtcgcgaaatgttttaaataaatagcCCGCTGCGGTGACGTTTTGTATTGTTGAAGTTGCTGTTGGTGCGGATTTATGACAGATGCGTAGCTTCACCCGTGGACGGATGCTGTATGCTCCAAGCATGACGTCACAGTAGGCAGAGACGTGGTTTTGGGGTGATGGGTGAAGAGCTTTAGAatattcattaatattttataaaataaaatggacTAAAAGAATTGGGATGTAATATTTCAATCAGCTTATCGTGTGGGAAACCAACAACATTCAAACGTTCGCATCGAATACGAATTGCATGATATAATGAGTTTATTACGAACATTCTCACAGCCCAGATGCCCAGATTcttatgatgctttttccgtgccctTTGCTGCACCGGTGTTGATCGTGTTGAACAGTTTATGCTTAGCAATTTGGGCCATCAGACCGTGAATCAACTCAATCGAAGCACGGCTACAATCACGGCTCGCCTTGGAAAGTTTATCCTCCGTGCGCTTTTCATTCGGATCGAGCGAACCACTTGCCATGAACTGGCCTCTGCCCAGACTTGCCTCACTAAGCTCCAGTTTTTCCGACAGATCCAATATCTGTCGAGTTGTGTAGTCTGGATTGCTTAGTAGTCCGGAACTACCCAGTGTATTCATCCAGTACTTATTCCACAGCGAGTCGAGCAGCTTTCGATCGAGAGCGGATTTGAAATACGTCACATCCAGCTGGTAGTACTGCTTGCAATGGACACCAAAGTCTTCTATTTTGCTCAACGGAATAGTTTGATACTCGGATGGCTCCTCATTCGGCGGTTTGTATCCTACGAGACATGGAAAGACACGTTCATTTGTTTATCATCGTTTGATGTTTCTTCACATTTCTACCTACCTTTCGGGTATGTTCGGAACGCTCCGAGACACACCTTACCGGCAGATACCGTTCTGACGGGATCGATTACAATCGCCACAAACGGTTCCTGGTAGTTTTGGTTGAGCATCTGCGTGTTTACGTCGATCCCGGACAGCCAGCAACCGTAACCGGGATGGCTATGGTACCAACCGATGGCATTCTCCATGCGTCCCACCTCTTTAGCCGATTCTATGTACGCTGCCATGTACTCGTACGCCTGGGATTGAGCATTGACCCGCGTTTCGGTACCTTCGACCGGCAACGCGAAAGcatccatcaccaccatcgtgTCTTCGATCACCTTTCCCAGCAGCAAGCCCATCACCTCGAGTGCACCACCAGAACgcgaatgtgttaccattttGATGAGTGCCAGGGCCGAAATTTTGATATCTTTAAAATAATTCGGATCCTTCTCCCATGGCCGTGCGGTCAGGatgcgctgctgctgttccgcaTCGTAGCGAAATATTTCGTCACTAGGCGGTAGAGCAACGATGTTGTTCTCCATTTCCCAGGTTTTTCTTGCCATCTCCATGATAACTGAGCTGGATACTGAGAACTATCGTGtgacaaaactgttaaaaagTCCGCACCaaacgttttgttgttttcgctGCCAATGTTTTATTTGGCTACAAGGCTTAAGCGTTGATTACACACGTACGGCGAATGACATTTGTGACAGCTGGTGTAAAAAACGCTTAACATTCAAACGCTTCATTTTCAAATCTTCTTGTGTGTGCAATTAACGGTCAAAGATATGCAATTACCACGTGGTGAGTAAATTTAGATTAAATTTTAGACAAATACTGATAGTTTAGGCTCTCCATTACGACAGAAATGTTGTTTTGAAgaatgaagattttttttcagttcATTAAAAGTATTATATAGGTGATGGATAACTCAACAACAATGAAAATGTAGAAAGACATACATGAATATGCAGCAATCGGTATACAAGAagtgtattttaaaatgttattcaATGCTAATGACGTTCCCAACAAAATTGTATTAACATAAGCATAAGTATCTTGTCACAACAATACGTCAGTACTAAACCGTTTTCAAAGCTATCCTTTTATGCACATTTAAATAACAGTCGTTTAGAATCGCGTCagaaccgaaacaaaaacactaatCTGCATTTGTTGCTGCGAGCTATTGCTCGTAGTTAAAAGGATAAGTGAATGGAAATCGTACTTGTGACCATCACGACACACAAAAACGCACGGaccaaaaaagaaatagtGCAATCTAGCCGATGCACCGCTCAACACCGGCAGCGCGACATTGATGGATGAGTTGCGAGAAAAGTGTTTGGCGTCTCCATCGAGACGGGTTCGAGTCTCAGCAATTCACGAGTAAAAACACGCATAACGCGTCAAATGTTTGGATAAATTTGGTTAATTATCGTGAATTAAGCTTGGCGAATCTGTTTGCGTGATTTTGATGTGCCCGACGATAAGCTGGCGATGATTTATGACaaattgcagtttttttttgggttttgctgttttgtcgTTCCCGCCGTGGATGAATGAATTCCGAGACGTTTGGTCGGAGGAAATATTTACCATAAAAGGGTCGTACAAGATGTGGAAGAAAGATAGTTTCAAGGAAAAAATGAGTATCATATGGATTTTTTACTTGGATGCATCCGAATACCCGTAACACTAGCCTCAACCATTTATTAATAAGTTTAAACCTGCATCAGACACAGTCGTTTGTGCGTTTTGTACCAGCACTCTTATCGCGATGACTTAGAACAATGGGGGAGCGTGTAAACTGACACTGCCCAAACAGATTGACGTAGGTATCCAATTTGATGCTCATTGTTCTCGAAGATAATGTGTCCACGATACGAAACCAAAATGTCTGATCGGGCTTCATTTTTTTCGTACATCGAACCGTGTGTGTCTTTTATGGGCGATAGCCCTTTGTAccatttaaaaaacaacaaaaaccctttGACCGAGTAAAGAAAACATTACGAAGCTTAACCTTCCCCAAACATCGTCACCCACGGATGGGCACGAATAAGGAGGGGGGGATAAACGATTCATCAGGATCTTATTTTATCGCGTACGAAGCAAACGATTCGAAGATAGCAGCAACTCCACCAAAAAGCTCCTTACTGTGAGCTGCTGTGGTACTATCGATACCAATAATTCCCATTGCCTGTACGCGAAAGaggatggaaaaatatgtgCGATGCTGACATGAAGATAATGCACAGTATGGCTTTCACCCGTTGCAGGATCATGGTGTATCTCCCAGCAGGCATTGGTGCATGCCGATTCTATAGAAGGATAACGATTTGCGGACGTTATGATTGATGGCAGGCTTTTCTGAGCTAAATGTTTCGATGTTTCGCGTGCGCAACGTTTACGAACAAATTGGTCTGACATatgatgattttctttttttcgcgtACGTTTCCCCAAGCACTTTTCTGTACTTGCGTACGTTctgctttaaaaaattatattaaaaattaaatttatttcggCATGTAATCTCGCAACTCATATAAGCACCGACGTCATAGGTGATAACGCGACCACGCAGGCAAGCTGCTTCGGATGCTGATCGATTGGTTCCCTTTGAGATGGGTTCAAGTTACATGGCCAGGTGTGAAAATGTTTCTACATTCTTCTGAATC
The Anopheles moucheti chromosome 2, idAnoMoucSN_F20_07, whole genome shotgun sequence genome window above contains:
- the LOC128298534 gene encoding uncharacterized protein LOC128298534 gives rise to the protein MGWRKMRSIPQLLLLLSTALVLLTVVRSEEQPNPVTEADTPSNSNAPTDEPDEEIQNRLTTGLRLEHELVKEQADAPSTVNGSSEGGIVAIHVDAVGGKEQLRPTLRGLSYIATSFLPREYRFVEILSATREVVAGVRYELTVSAEDETTAEKHICRLVILEKPWITTEYGEKYRTLEYTNCSSSSTPPTTEETATRLNPAFDANLRQNEELTPQRVGEIEQQIIVEKVEVLEITSTPTPVTNDRQELPVTDSATTESEGLSDAAKSAIDELFSFASAPYQTANRNRPQQESAGVGAVEVIEETIVPVRISKDRAEVQDTVTTTTTIAPLDQQVQSTFDEVFKTHQEIQKALDEVIVNGGGRDVQLKYRPVFDSLLQKVKASIDSYYRTTNGGDANVDTAAFVVRDNTNVTPHGVRGVAPTRAASSTRNDEQSSQESDEGQQRQQSLPDVNLKPPRVDAPTAVTFGADSDEDEDDQQILTKEQLAKELNSEDSLQRVKKHSIWKRDVDRRTREAIDEEVGTEQPVVTTTEQDATVDVTEHASTAKDIKIDVTTTVSSVSSTASTQTVAVNGTSSASSESEEAKPKTKAPKDSSNDSEDDDKDVKLSKEELARQLNADEGQRRDKRDFSGGFSGGSFGGFSGGSFGGGSYSGGGGYYGGGYYGGGYYGGGYYDGGYYNPYRRRHYRPSPYYYGYYRGKRSAPVEDVPGDLNEQDHVKLAEQDVKSDLHAPKIERVMMAFGESNEEEEVLTKAQLAEKLNADDGHRRDKRGYSSLFDLSSESNGYEPNGKYNVRPSFDAFYRGKRTVNALDSNTIDLDDPAQEASMKVIATEAIQRLDQMDSDPYQRMLLEVLDARKVSQRSDKTRTTYVLSVLTANSRCAEEESKMTESCRKRLIPDTTKQCTLEVHVLKANSPKDSQQVQLTKSKCQKQVNNLGATRQLVGGATPVDLSDSEHKERIRLGLVGYESGKHSNFEILFGTVQVVAGTIHRYKIALKDDGQQVYSTCDVRVFTPLPSDEHETKPEYDFDCQDESKDDETGNRRRRDVATPKKVNKMPKTGSAQEITPEEYAKEEHQTRVRTGLRQQSALVDGSGNERKVKIVGATMQLVAGKSYTYRLTFPDDESKRVCKLTVWEKPWLKEKAPQEAFKASFECPDTVTRSKRDSYCAGCASPLTADEYGNSEHQQRIDKILTFHGLTRGNSLKVLNATSQVVAGMKYVYYVQHNNAVCKLTSWERVWLTKSHPKDAYIYTYECEKEVAATKARTRRSVVPGGSRSLSQDELVATEHVERVDKILVSNGGTKHSSNARIVSGTVQIVSGKLYKYAVEFKTEGSSKLCKLSSWERPWLEEKDPTEAYKYTVSCPDEKEASTRQRRHAKKAGSSNELTAEELKDKSHIERIRAGMVSYNSERSKAYNVFEILAGSTQQVAGSLYKYTFRVTSEPDTVCKISIWERVWLESQDQRKYNVKCTGDDDTEQQPDIKSYPQQETAPATTALPAVKRRSVRSLKIDDDEHVRRQFNKFKHHHRRQYASSMEHEMRFNIFRNNLFKIDQLNKFERGTAKYGVTKFADMTVAEYRAHTGLVVPKQQHNNHIKNPVATQEDVTDVGDLPTSFDWRDQGAVTEVKDQGSCGSCWAFSAIGNVEGLHQIKTKILESYSEQELIDCDKVDNGCGGGYMDDAFKAIEQLGGLELETDYPYKAKAQKTCHFNKTLSHVQVKGAVDMPKNETFIAQYLIKNGPIAIGLNANAMQFYRGGISHPWHPLCSHTSIDHGVLIVGYGIKEYPMFKKTLPYWIIKNSWGPRWGEQGYYRIYRGDNSCGVSEMASSAVLA
- the LOC128310850 gene encoding COP9 signalosome complex subunit 5, which translates into the protein MEMARKTWEMENNIVALPPSDEIFRYDAEQQQRILTARPWEKDPNYFKDIKISALALIKMVTHSRSGGALEVMGLLLGKVIEDTMVVMDAFALPVEGTETRVNAQSQAYEYMAAYIESAKEVGRMENAIGWYHSHPGYGCWLSGIDVNTQMLNQNYQEPFVAIVIDPVRTVSAGKVCLGAFRTYPKGYKPPNEEPSEYQTIPLSKIEDFGVHCKQYYQLDVTYFKSALDRKLLDSLWNKYWMNTLGSSGLLSNPDYTTRQILDLSEKLELSEASLGRGQFMASGSLDPNEKRTEDKLSKASRDCSRASIELIHGLMAQIAKHKLFNTINTGAAKGTEKAS